The Alnus glutinosa chromosome 7, dhAlnGlut1.1, whole genome shotgun sequence genome includes a region encoding these proteins:
- the LOC133873954 gene encoding CASP-like protein 4B1, producing MSTLDAHTPEVQHAEPTGPTAPPPLVIGVQTKRPGMTFETVTGIVRRWKREDFTKSGSLTLTGLAFLFSLLSFIVMAANNRGDGMDFNRFEPYRYVLAIAIMSTVYTGGKALRQAQELLTGKRLFQQRTSALLDFFGDQIMAYLLISAASSAVPLLNLMRKATDYIYRDSSTVAFVDTLAASISMAFLAFFALALSAMISGYKLSTKSYI from the exons ATGTCCACTCTTGATGCCCATACGCCGGAAGTACAACACGCAGAGCCAACTGGGCCCACGGCCCCTCCGCCTCTGGTGATTGGTGTGCAGACTAAGAGACCTGGTATGACGTTTGAGACTGTCACCGGAATCGTACGTCGATGGAAGAGAGAGGATTTCACGAAGAGTGGCTCGTTGACCTTGACAGGACTGGCTTTCCTGttttctttattgtcttttatcGTTATGGCCGCCAACAATCGCGGTGACGGGATGGACTTTAATCGATTTGAACCATACAG ATATGTGCTGGCAATAGCGATTATGTCGACGGTGTACACCGGCGGGAAAGCGCTCCGACAGGCTCAAGAGCTTTTGACCGGAAAGCGTTTGTTTCAACAGCGTACCTCTGCCTTACTCGACTTCTTTGGAGATCAGATTATGGCGTACCTGTTGATATCAGCGGCGTCTTCTGCTGTTCCCTTGTTAAATCTTATGAGAAAGGCAACAGACTACATATATAGAGACTCTTCAACAGTAGCATTTGTAGACACTTTAGCAGCAAGCATCAGCATGGCTTTCCTTGCATTCTTCGCACTGGCGTTATCAGCTATGATTTCAGGATATAAACTATCTACTAAATCTTATATTTGa
- the LOC133873727 gene encoding CASP-like protein 4B1, which produces MSNPDGHTPKQDVGSPPAGPTAPPAADVENQTPGTRFGVPDIVRRWKREDFIKRGSLGLRGLALLFSLLAFIIMASNQHGDGKDFDEYEEYRYVLAIAILSTLYAGGQALRQVHELWTGNRLFQQRTSALLDFFGDQIMAYLLISAASAAVPWTNRMREGADNIFTDSSAAAISMSFLAFLALALSAMICGYKLSTQSYI; this is translated from the exons ATGTCGAATCCCGACGGCCATACGCCGAAACAAGATGTAGGGTCCCCGCCAGCTGGGCCCACGGCCCCTCCGGCGGCTGACGTGGAGAACCAGACCCCCGGGACGAGGTTCGGGGTCCCGGACATCGTACGGAGATGGAAGAGAGAGGATTTCATTAAGAGAGGCTCATTGGGCTTGAGGGGGTTGGCTTTGCTGTTTTCTTTGCTGGCTTTTATCATTATGGCCAGTAACCAACACGGCGATGGGAAGGATTTTGATGAATATGAAGAATACAG ATATGTGTTGGCAATAGCAATTCTGTCCACCTTGTACGCCGGCGGGCAAGCGTTGCGACAAGTTCATGAACTTTGGACCGGAAATCGTTTGTTTCAACAGCGTACCTCTGCCTTGCTCGACTTCTTTGGAGATCAG ATTATGGCGTACCTCTTAATATCAGCAGCGTCTGCTGCCGTTCCCTGGACAAATCGGATGAGAGAGGGAGCAGACAACATATTTACAGACAGTTCAGCGGCAGCCATCAGCATGAGTTTCCTTGCATTCTTAGCGCTGGCATTGTCAGCCATGATTTGCGGATACAAACTATCAACTCAATCTTACATTTGA
- the LOC133873816 gene encoding CASP-like protein 4B1, producing the protein MSNLDDDTPKQYAGHFPPTVPTAPPVASTDVQNKSPGTTFAVSEIVQRWKREDFMKSGSLALTGLALLFSLLSFIVMAANNHGDGMDFNQYETYRYVLAIAILSTVYTGGKAFRQALELWAGKRMFQQRTSALIGFFGDQIMAYLLISAASSAASLTNLLREAIDGIVGIDTDSSAVAFVDTSSASITMAFLAFFALAMSAMISGYKLSTQSYI; encoded by the exons ATGTCGAATCTCGATGACGATACGCCGAAACAATACGCGGGGCACTTTCCCCCAACTGTGCCCACAGCCCCTCCGGTGG CGTCGACTGACGTGCAGAATAAGAGCCCCGGTACGACGTTCGCGGTCTCGGAGATCGTACAGCGATGGAAGAGAGAGGATTTCATGAAGAGTGGCTCGTTGGCCTTGACAGGACTGGCTTTACTGTTTTCTCTGCTGTCTTTTATCGTTATGGCCGCGAACAATCACGGCGACGGGATGGACTTCAATCAATATGAAACATACAG ATATGTGTTGGCAATAGCAATTCTGTCGACCGTGTACACCGGCGGGAAAGCGTTTCGACAAGCTCTTGAACTTTGGGCAGGAAAGCGTATGTTTCAACAGCGTACCTCTGCCTTAATCGGCTTCTTTGGAGATCAG ATTATGGCGTACCTGTTGATATCAGCAGCGTCCTCTGCTGCTTCCTTGACAAATCTCTTAAGAGAGGCAATAGACGGCATCGTCGGCATAGATACAGACTCTTCAGCAGTAGCATTTGTAGATACTTCATCAGCAAGCATCACCATGGCTTTCCTTGCCTTCTTCGCACTGGCGATGTCAGCCATGATTTCAGGATATAAACTATCTACTCAATCTTATATTTGA